A DNA window from Macadamia integrifolia cultivar HAES 741 chromosome 4, SCU_Mint_v3, whole genome shotgun sequence contains the following coding sequences:
- the LOC122075509 gene encoding AAA-ATPase ASD, mitochondrial-like isoform X3, which yields MMMNGELWTSLASTAAAITIAWTMFQQYFPNQLRDYLIKYGHQIVTFFYPYIQISFHEYTADRFKRSEVYSTIEAYLSSNSSERAKRLKADAGKDTRKLVLSMDDYEEVTDDFKGIKFWWSSNKTVPKNPSFSFYPASGGKRFYKLTFHKRYRDLVTVSYLNHVMDEGKALGVKNRQRKLLTNNKSDNWYGYKRSVWSHVVFEHPATFQTLAMEPQKKKEIMDDLINFSKSKDYYKKIGKSRKRGYLLYGPPGTGKSSMIAAMANLLDYDIYDVELTAVKDNTELRKLLIETSSKSIIVIEDIDCSLDLTGQRKKKEEMEKEKKEGEGEGEGDPATAVKKEAEKGKDKESKVTLSGLLNFIDGLWSACGGERLIVFTTNYVEKLDPALIRRGRMDKHIEMSYCSFEGFKVLAKNYLDLDSHPLFETIHGLIDETQITPADVAENLMPKSFGGNAKVDCLEALIRALQVAKEEARVKAEEAAVANA from the coding sequence atgatgATGAACGGGGAGTTATGGACGAGCTTAGCCTCAACAGCTGCGGCCATAACGATCGCCTGGACCATGTTTCAGCAATATTTCCCTAACCAACTCCGTGACTACCTTATTAAATACGGCCATCAAATCGTAACCTTCTTCTACCCATACATCCAAATCAGCTTCCACGAGTACACCGCCGACCGTTTCAAGCGAAGCGAGGTCTATTCCACCATTGAAGCCTACCTCAGCTCCAACTCCTCCGAGCGCGCAAAGCGTCTCAAGGCTGATGCCGGCAAGGACACCCGCAAACTCGTACTCAGCATGGACGACTACGAGGAGGTCACCGATGACTTCAAAGGGATCAAATTCTGGTGGTCTTCCAACAAGACCGTCCCCAAAAATCCTTCATTCTCTTTCTACCCGGCATCCGGCGGCAAGCGCTTCTACAAACTCACCTTCCATAAGCGCTACAGGGATCTCGTCACCGTCTCTTACCTCAACCATGTCATGGATGAAGGCAAAGCCCTCGGAGTTAAAAACCGGCAACGGAAGCTCCTTACCAACAACAAGAGCGATAACTGGTACGGGTACAAGAGATCGGTGTGGAGTCATGTGGTGTTCGAACACCCGGCCACGTTTCAGACGCTGGCGATGGAAccccaaaagaagaaggagatcaTGGACGATCTCATTAACTTCAGTAAGAGCAAGGACTACTACAAGAAGATTGGTAAGTCTCGGAAGCGTGGCTACTTGCTCTACGGCCCTCCCGGAACGGGTAAGTCTTCGATGATTGCCGCCATGGCTAATCTATTGGATTACGACATCTATGATGTGGAACTGACGGCAGTGAAGGACAATACGGAGCTGCGGAAGCTGTTGATCGAGACAAGTAGCAAGTCGATCATCGTGATTGAAGACATCGATTGCTCCCTTGATCTAACAGgtcaaaggaagaagaaggaggagatggagaaagagaaaaaggaaggggaaggtgaaggtgaaggtgaccCAGCAACAGCCGTTAAAAAGGAAGCGGAGAAGGGGAAGGATAAGGAGAGCAAAGTGACTCTATCTGGCCTTCTCAACTTCATAGATGGACTCTGGTCGGCCTGCGGAGGAGAGAGGCTTATCGTGTTCACCACAAACTATGTGGAGAAACTGGACCCTGCCCTCATAAGGAGGGGTCGGATGGACAAGCACATCGAGATGTCCTACTGCAGCTTCGAAGGGTTCAAGGTTCTTGCCAAGAATTACCTGGACCTGGATTCGCACCCTCTGTTCGAGACTATTCATGGGTTAATAGACGAAACCCAGATTACTCCCGCCGACGTTGCAGAGAATTTGATGCCTAAATCCTTCGGGGGAAATGCTAAGGTGGACTGTCTGGAGGCACTGATCCGTGCTCTCCAAGTTGCAAAAGAAGAAGCGAGAGTGAAGGCCGAGGA
- the LOC122075509 gene encoding AAA-ATPase ASD, mitochondrial-like isoform X2 — translation MMMNGELWTSLASTAAAITIAWTMFQQYFPNQLRDYLIKYGHQIVTFFYPYIQISFHEYTADRFKRSEVYSTIEAYLSSNSSERAKRLKADAGKDTRKLVLSMDDYEEVTDDFKGIKFWWSSNKTVPKNPSFSFYPASGGKRFYKLTFHKRYRDLVTVSYLNHVMDEGKALGVKNRQRKLLTNNKSDNWYGYKRSVWSHVVFEHPATFQTLAMEPQKKKEIMDDLINFSKSKDYYKKIGKSRKRGYLLYGPPGTGKSSMIAAMANLLDYDIYDVELTAVKDNTELRKLLIETSSKSIIVIEDIDCSLDLTGQRKKKEEMEKEKKEGEGEGEGDPATAVKKEAEKGKDKESKVTLSGLLNFIDGLWSACGGERLIVFTTNYVEKLDPALIRRGRMDKHIEMSYCSFEGFKVLAKNYLDLDSHPLFETIHGLIDETQITPADVAENLMPKSFGGNAKVDCLEALIRALQVAKEEARVKAEEALAAVANA, via the coding sequence atgatgATGAACGGGGAGTTATGGACGAGCTTAGCCTCAACAGCTGCGGCCATAACGATCGCCTGGACCATGTTTCAGCAATATTTCCCTAACCAACTCCGTGACTACCTTATTAAATACGGCCATCAAATCGTAACCTTCTTCTACCCATACATCCAAATCAGCTTCCACGAGTACACCGCCGACCGTTTCAAGCGAAGCGAGGTCTATTCCACCATTGAAGCCTACCTCAGCTCCAACTCCTCCGAGCGCGCAAAGCGTCTCAAGGCTGATGCCGGCAAGGACACCCGCAAACTCGTACTCAGCATGGACGACTACGAGGAGGTCACCGATGACTTCAAAGGGATCAAATTCTGGTGGTCTTCCAACAAGACCGTCCCCAAAAATCCTTCATTCTCTTTCTACCCGGCATCCGGCGGCAAGCGCTTCTACAAACTCACCTTCCATAAGCGCTACAGGGATCTCGTCACCGTCTCTTACCTCAACCATGTCATGGATGAAGGCAAAGCCCTCGGAGTTAAAAACCGGCAACGGAAGCTCCTTACCAACAACAAGAGCGATAACTGGTACGGGTACAAGAGATCGGTGTGGAGTCATGTGGTGTTCGAACACCCGGCCACGTTTCAGACGCTGGCGATGGAAccccaaaagaagaaggagatcaTGGACGATCTCATTAACTTCAGTAAGAGCAAGGACTACTACAAGAAGATTGGTAAGTCTCGGAAGCGTGGCTACTTGCTCTACGGCCCTCCCGGAACGGGTAAGTCTTCGATGATTGCCGCCATGGCTAATCTATTGGATTACGACATCTATGATGTGGAACTGACGGCAGTGAAGGACAATACGGAGCTGCGGAAGCTGTTGATCGAGACAAGTAGCAAGTCGATCATCGTGATTGAAGACATCGATTGCTCCCTTGATCTAACAGgtcaaaggaagaagaaggaggagatggagaaagagaaaaaggaaggggaaggtgaaggtgaaggtgaccCAGCAACAGCCGTTAAAAAGGAAGCGGAGAAGGGGAAGGATAAGGAGAGCAAAGTGACTCTATCTGGCCTTCTCAACTTCATAGATGGACTCTGGTCGGCCTGCGGAGGAGAGAGGCTTATCGTGTTCACCACAAACTATGTGGAGAAACTGGACCCTGCCCTCATAAGGAGGGGTCGGATGGACAAGCACATCGAGATGTCCTACTGCAGCTTCGAAGGGTTCAAGGTTCTTGCCAAGAATTACCTGGACCTGGATTCGCACCCTCTGTTCGAGACTATTCATGGGTTAATAGACGAAACCCAGATTACTCCCGCCGACGTTGCAGAGAATTTGATGCCTAAATCCTTCGGGGGAAATGCTAAGGTGGACTGTCTGGAGGCACTGATCCGTGCTCTCCAAGTTGCAAAAGAAGAAGCGAGAGTGAAGGCCGAGGAAGCATT
- the LOC122075509 gene encoding AAA-ATPase ASD, mitochondrial-like isoform X1, producing MMMNGELWTSLASTAAAITIAWTMFQQYFPNQLRDYLIKYGHQIVTFFYPYIQISFHEYTADRFKRSEVYSTIEAYLSSNSSERAKRLKADAGKDTRKLVLSMDDYEEVTDDFKGIKFWWSSNKTVPKNPSFSFYPASGGKRFYKLTFHKRYRDLVTVSYLNHVMDEGKALGVKNRQRKLLTNNKSDNWYGYKRSVWSHVVFEHPATFQTLAMEPQKKKEIMDDLINFSKSKDYYKKIGKSRKRGYLLYGPPGTGKSSMIAAMANLLDYDIYDVELTAVKDNTELRKLLIETSSKSIIVIEDIDCSLDLTGQRKKKEEMEKEKKEGEGEGEGDPATAVKKEAEKGKDKESKVTLSGLLNFIDGLWSACGGERLIVFTTNYVEKLDPALIRRGRMDKHIEMSYCSFEGFKVLAKNYLDLDSHPLFETIHGLIDETQITPADVAENLMPKSFGGNAKVDCLEALIRALQVAKEEARVKAEEALAATATSEEDSSTSTKKALEKKSLIKIEDNEAGSTQLENNNTV from the coding sequence atgatgATGAACGGGGAGTTATGGACGAGCTTAGCCTCAACAGCTGCGGCCATAACGATCGCCTGGACCATGTTTCAGCAATATTTCCCTAACCAACTCCGTGACTACCTTATTAAATACGGCCATCAAATCGTAACCTTCTTCTACCCATACATCCAAATCAGCTTCCACGAGTACACCGCCGACCGTTTCAAGCGAAGCGAGGTCTATTCCACCATTGAAGCCTACCTCAGCTCCAACTCCTCCGAGCGCGCAAAGCGTCTCAAGGCTGATGCCGGCAAGGACACCCGCAAACTCGTACTCAGCATGGACGACTACGAGGAGGTCACCGATGACTTCAAAGGGATCAAATTCTGGTGGTCTTCCAACAAGACCGTCCCCAAAAATCCTTCATTCTCTTTCTACCCGGCATCCGGCGGCAAGCGCTTCTACAAACTCACCTTCCATAAGCGCTACAGGGATCTCGTCACCGTCTCTTACCTCAACCATGTCATGGATGAAGGCAAAGCCCTCGGAGTTAAAAACCGGCAACGGAAGCTCCTTACCAACAACAAGAGCGATAACTGGTACGGGTACAAGAGATCGGTGTGGAGTCATGTGGTGTTCGAACACCCGGCCACGTTTCAGACGCTGGCGATGGAAccccaaaagaagaaggagatcaTGGACGATCTCATTAACTTCAGTAAGAGCAAGGACTACTACAAGAAGATTGGTAAGTCTCGGAAGCGTGGCTACTTGCTCTACGGCCCTCCCGGAACGGGTAAGTCTTCGATGATTGCCGCCATGGCTAATCTATTGGATTACGACATCTATGATGTGGAACTGACGGCAGTGAAGGACAATACGGAGCTGCGGAAGCTGTTGATCGAGACAAGTAGCAAGTCGATCATCGTGATTGAAGACATCGATTGCTCCCTTGATCTAACAGgtcaaaggaagaagaaggaggagatggagaaagagaaaaaggaaggggaaggtgaaggtgaaggtgaccCAGCAACAGCCGTTAAAAAGGAAGCGGAGAAGGGGAAGGATAAGGAGAGCAAAGTGACTCTATCTGGCCTTCTCAACTTCATAGATGGACTCTGGTCGGCCTGCGGAGGAGAGAGGCTTATCGTGTTCACCACAAACTATGTGGAGAAACTGGACCCTGCCCTCATAAGGAGGGGTCGGATGGACAAGCACATCGAGATGTCCTACTGCAGCTTCGAAGGGTTCAAGGTTCTTGCCAAGAATTACCTGGACCTGGATTCGCACCCTCTGTTCGAGACTATTCATGGGTTAATAGACGAAACCCAGATTACTCCCGCCGACGTTGCAGAGAATTTGATGCCTAAATCCTTCGGGGGAAATGCTAAGGTGGACTGTCTGGAGGCACTGATCCGTGCTCTCCAAGTTGCAAAAGAAGAAGCGAGAGTGAAGGCCGAGGAAGCATTAGCAGCTACAGCCACCAGTGAGGAGGATTCTTCCACGTCGACAAAGAAAGCACTCGAGAAGAAATCGTTGATCAAAATTGAAGACAACGAGGCCGGGTCGACCCAGTTGGAAAACAATAATACGGTTTGA